A stretch of Methanosphaerula palustris E1-9c DNA encodes these proteins:
- a CDS encoding DUF432 domain-containing protein has translation MVSVYGTYGYEATIGTDQINLSISRRSGMVEYSRNCAGATVKKHVASLDGRIIINPIEPVNLPEEVTRYLEVQFEPLLLEPSSHQTVYLTFPVEIGVFIAAQEDVHLVDIFSLNQPRYSLYGQPDWGYITRWHRSVLYHEIPITDPLREGVLALEIKNDASTWVEVNRAVFDSVGMKIYYNSFVAMWAEMRIINSTVAETNFFDSPLVRGMTRSLEHYTIMKIPGLHREEFLMDAGLN, from the coding sequence ATGGTATCTGTGTACGGCACCTATGGCTACGAGGCCACCATAGGGACAGACCAGATCAACCTTTCGATCAGCCGGCGTTCGGGGATGGTCGAGTACAGTCGGAACTGTGCGGGAGCGACGGTGAAGAAGCATGTAGCTTCATTGGATGGTCGGATCATCATAAACCCGATCGAGCCGGTGAACCTTCCGGAGGAGGTGACCCGTTATCTGGAGGTGCAGTTCGAACCGCTTCTTCTCGAGCCTTCAAGCCATCAGACAGTGTACCTGACCTTCCCGGTTGAGATCGGGGTCTTCATCGCTGCACAGGAGGATGTGCATCTGGTCGATATATTCTCGCTGAACCAGCCCAGGTATTCGCTGTATGGCCAGCCGGACTGGGGTTATATCACCCGATGGCATCGGAGTGTTCTGTACCATGAGATCCCGATAACCGATCCGCTCCGGGAAGGAGTGCTCGCCCTGGAGATCAAGAACGACGCCAGCACCTGGGTGGAGGTGAATAGGGCGGTCTTTGACAGTGTCGGGATGAAGATCTATTACAACTCGTTCGTCGCGATGTGGGCCGAGATGCGGATCATCAACAGCACCGTCGCAGAGACCAACTTCTTTGACAGTCCGCTCGTTCGTGGTATGACCCGGTCACTGGAACATTACACGATCATGAAGATCCCTGGTCTCCATAGGGAGGAGTTTTTGATGGATGCGGGGCTGAACTGA
- a CDS encoding DUF5804 family protein translates to MDVLFLGREGIPLYQTLLASETARAALRFYHPVEVPYGVIVRMASLGSALSLVSELRWYMRRYVRTVLFEIGSEIYCTLALATEVYYGRQIRLHSPWPYRFLYVIKDRAFAGVVPLDPESDPEHCRIDDRDADRVYEVWRSESEEPTVDERSAEHTLSDDDTV, encoded by the coding sequence ATGGACGTCCTCTTCCTGGGGAGGGAGGGGATCCCCCTCTACCAGACTCTTTTAGCGTCAGAGACTGCACGTGCTGCGCTCCGTTTTTATCATCCTGTTGAAGTGCCGTATGGGGTGATCGTCAGAATGGCCTCGCTCGGGTCTGCCCTCTCCCTGGTCTCGGAACTCCGATGGTATATGCGCCGGTATGTTCGGACTGTTCTCTTTGAGATTGGCTCGGAGATCTACTGTACCCTTGCGCTGGCCACTGAGGTCTACTATGGCCGGCAGATCCGGCTTCACTCCCCCTGGCCCTATCGCTTCCTGTATGTGATCAAAGACAGGGCCTTCGCCGGGGTGGTGCCCCTGGACCCGGAGAGCGATCCGGAACACTGCCGGATCGATGACCGCGATGCCGACCGGGTGTACGAGGTCTGGCGTTCTGAATCCGAGGAGCCGACCGTCGACGAGCGATCAGCAGAGCATACATTATCCGACGATGATACAGTATAG
- a CDS encoding glutaredoxin family protein, which produces MQIEVVDGRDKGNVMLYALSTCGWCAKTKELLKSLGVKYSYLYVDKVGPDEQEQVVKEIERFNPHLSFPTLVIGNDHVIVGFREDEIRKELA; this is translated from the coding sequence ATGCAGATTGAAGTTGTGGATGGCAGAGATAAGGGGAACGTAATGCTCTATGCTCTCAGTACCTGCGGATGGTGTGCGAAGACCAAGGAACTGTTGAAGTCGCTCGGTGTGAAGTATTCATATCTGTATGTCGACAAGGTTGGTCCTGATGAGCAGGAACAGGTGGTCAAGGAGATCGAGCGGTTCAATCCTCACCTCTCGTTTCCAACGCTGGTGATCGGGAACGATCATGTGATCGTGGGTTTCCGAGAAGACGAGATCAGGAAGGAACTGGCATGA
- a CDS encoding HEAT repeat domain-containing protein, with the protein MTALIDIPLIGLPLTRLLIGLSGGVEIRRMQRRKNRKGLIVALSSDDPAIRYLAVDALGGLHDPAAIPSLVRCLTGEGGRDIRWKAAEALGNIGPAAVKPLVGALSSADEDVRWMAALALGATRDDRAIGPLIALFSDPDRFVRGRATVALGMIGSATVPALTSALTDPDPDLRWGAGVTFGIIRDPSTLPLLIHALGDPVDQVRAEILAAVAGFGAEAAESLRIQTDSGKPARDADIHRLLTSIEGNRLG; encoded by the coding sequence ATGACCGCTCTGATTGACATCCCCCTGATCGGTCTGCCGCTGACGCGTCTGCTGATCGGGCTCTCTGGAGGAGTTGAGATCCGCCGGATGCAGAGGCGAAAGAACAGAAAAGGTCTGATCGTAGCACTCAGTTCAGATGATCCTGCGATCCGGTATCTGGCAGTCGACGCGCTCGGTGGCCTGCATGACCCGGCCGCGATCCCCAGTCTGGTCCGATGCCTGACCGGGGAGGGAGGCAGGGATATCCGTTGGAAGGCTGCGGAAGCGCTTGGGAACATTGGTCCGGCTGCAGTGAAGCCGCTGGTCGGGGCCCTCTCCAGTGCTGATGAGGACGTCCGGTGGATGGCTGCCCTGGCCCTCGGTGCCACCCGGGATGATAGGGCGATAGGTCCGCTGATAGCCCTCTTTTCTGATCCAGATCGGTTTGTCAGAGGCCGGGCCACGGTAGCGCTGGGTATGATCGGTTCTGCTACAGTGCCTGCGCTGACCTCCGCACTCACTGATCCCGATCCAGATCTCCGCTGGGGTGCTGGGGTGACCTTTGGCATCATCCGGGATCCATCCACCCTTCCTCTACTGATCCATGCTCTCGGCGACCCCGTGGATCAGGTCCGGGCTGAAATCCTGGCTGCCGTCGCCGGATTCGGAGCAGAAGCGGCTGAGTCGCTCAGGATTCAGACCGATAGCGGAAAGCCGGCCCGTGATGCCGATATCCACCGTCTCCTTACATCTATCGAGGGAAATCGTCTCGGGTAG
- a CDS encoding ferredoxin-thioredoxin reductase catalytic domain-containing protein → MTAERTPVADEDAVALFERLNREAGQAGYHMNPDMEFVLGLMRGLLTNKERYGYMACPCRLASGVREKDLDIICPCDYRDPDLAEFGGCYCALYVSNAVLQGRQHLESIPERRPPADEREVKEVGQHAPPLGEVLPFPVYRCPVCGYLCAMNTPPLVCPICKADRDRFVRFF, encoded by the coding sequence ATGACCGCAGAGAGGACACCGGTTGCCGATGAGGACGCCGTTGCCCTGTTTGAGCGGCTGAACCGGGAAGCTGGGCAGGCCGGGTACCATATGAATCCGGATATGGAGTTCGTGCTCGGTCTGATGAGAGGATTGCTGACCAACAAGGAGCGGTATGGATACATGGCCTGTCCCTGTCGTCTGGCCAGTGGGGTTCGGGAGAAGGATCTGGACATTATCTGTCCCTGTGACTATCGTGACCCGGATCTTGCAGAGTTTGGTGGATGTTACTGTGCGCTCTATGTCTCGAACGCGGTGCTGCAGGGGCGCCAGCATCTTGAATCTATCCCGGAACGTCGACCCCCCGCAGATGAGCGGGAGGTGAAGGAGGTTGGGCAGCATGCTCCCCCGCTCGGTGAGGTGCTACCATTTCCTGTCTACCGCTGTCCTGTCTGCGGCTATCTCTGCGCGATGAACACCCCTCCGTTAGTCTGCCCGATCTGTAAGGCAGACCGGGACCGGTTTGTTCGGTTCTTCTGA
- a CDS encoding proteasome-activating nucleotidase, producing MDDTIINSVNAGSELNYQIELQQIEAQFLELKMRFDTLQKENAHLKKENNQLKRMPLFVAVVVDMLGDGVIYLRQQGNNQEYLTHIDEDLYRTLKPGTKVAVNNSLSVVRVVGNIFDARIRVMELDSSPDVSFDQIGGLAEQIEEVREAVEYPLTRPEIFLQVGVEPPKGILLHGSPGTGKTLIAKAVAHEAKATFIRMSGSELVHKFIGEGAQLVRELFTLARERAPSIIFIDEIDAVGSIRTNDGTSGSAEVQRTMMQLLAEMDGFNNRGDVRIMAATNRVDMLDPALLRPGRFDRVIEIPLPDKGSRRSILSIHSRNMTLSNVDIDLLAEMTETFTGAELQSVCREAGMMAVRKKASAIEQQDFIAAIRKIRTDPATDERMFT from the coding sequence ATGGACGATACCATTATCAATAGCGTTAATGCAGGCAGTGAACTCAATTATCAGATTGAGCTTCAGCAGATAGAGGCTCAGTTCCTCGAGCTGAAGATGAGGTTCGACACTCTCCAGAAAGAGAACGCTCATCTCAAGAAGGAGAACAATCAGCTGAAGCGTATGCCACTCTTTGTGGCTGTGGTCGTGGACATGCTCGGGGATGGTGTGATCTATCTCCGGCAGCAGGGGAATAATCAGGAGTACCTGACCCATATTGACGAGGATCTGTATCGTACCTTAAAACCAGGAACCAAAGTCGCAGTGAACAACTCTCTCTCTGTAGTCAGGGTCGTCGGCAACATCTTTGATGCACGGATCAGGGTGATGGAACTGGACTCCTCGCCTGATGTCTCCTTCGACCAGATCGGCGGACTTGCAGAGCAGATCGAGGAGGTGCGAGAGGCCGTCGAGTACCCGTTGACCAGGCCTGAAATATTCCTGCAGGTGGGTGTCGAACCGCCGAAGGGGATCCTGCTCCATGGTTCGCCAGGAACCGGCAAGACCCTGATCGCAAAGGCGGTCGCCCATGAAGCGAAGGCCACCTTCATCCGGATGTCCGGGAGCGAACTGGTTCACAAGTTCATCGGTGAAGGCGCCCAACTGGTCAGGGAACTCTTCACGCTCGCTCGTGAGAGGGCTCCCTCGATCATCTTCATCGATGAGATCGACGCGGTCGGTTCGATCAGGACCAACGACGGGACCTCGGGAAGTGCCGAGGTGCAGCGGACCATGATGCAGTTGCTGGCAGAGATGGATGGGTTCAACAACAGGGGAGATGTCCGGATCATGGCTGCGACGAACCGGGTGGACATGCTCGACCCGGCTCTGTTACGCCCCGGGCGGTTCGACCGGGTGATCGAGATACCGCTGCCGGACAAGGGCTCGCGTCGGTCGATCCTCTCGATTCATTCCAGGAATATGACACTCTCCAACGTTGATATCGACCTGCTCGCGGAGATGACCGAGACCTTCACCGGTGCGGAGCTGCAGTCCGTCTGCAGGGAGGCTGGAATGATGGCAGTTAGAAAGAAAGCTTCAGCCATCGAACAGCAGGACTTCATCGCTGCGATCAGAAAGATCAGGACAGATCCCGCCACCGACGAGCGCATGTTCACCTGA
- a CDS encoding carbonic anhydrase: protein MIDYLFEGNKRFLETDFIENREYYKGLSKGQSPKVLWIGCSDSRVDPERITAARAGEIFVHRNIGNIVPISGWNFATVLEYAIKHLKVKDIVICGHSDCGAIKGLDKETDDAYVPFWLGNAIEAKERVDERLPPASTPEEKVARLDEIAKENVRLQLKHLRNYPLVKKAERDEKIRLHGLYFDLGSGTLSPVT from the coding sequence ATGATAGACTATTTATTCGAAGGAAACAAGCGCTTTTTGGAGACAGACTTTATCGAGAATAGGGAATACTACAAAGGACTCTCGAAAGGGCAGAGTCCAAAAGTACTCTGGATAGGATGTTCAGACTCACGGGTCGACCCGGAACGGATCACGGCCGCCCGCGCAGGTGAGATCTTTGTCCACCGGAACATCGGGAACATCGTTCCGATCAGTGGATGGAACTTTGCGACGGTACTTGAGTACGCGATCAAGCACCTGAAGGTGAAAGATATTGTAATCTGCGGTCACTCGGATTGCGGAGCCATCAAAGGGCTCGACAAGGAAACAGACGATGCATATGTCCCGTTCTGGCTGGGCAATGCAATCGAGGCAAAAGAGCGGGTCGATGAGAGACTTCCCCCGGCATCGACACCCGAGGAGAAGGTGGCCAGACTGGATGAAATCGCCAAAGAAAATGTCCGCCTGCAGCTCAAGCACCTGCGGAATTATCCCCTGGTAAAAAAGGCAGAACGGGATGAGAAGATCAGGCTCCACGGCCTCTACTTCGACCTCGGGTCGGGCACCCTCTCGCCAGTCACTTAA
- the ilvD gene encoding dihydroxy-acid dehydratase produces MRSDEVKAGYQRAPNRSLLRALGVTDEEMNLPFIGIANAWNTIVPGHLHLRTLAEKVKGGICAAGGVPFEFGVIGICDGIAMGHSGMRYSLPSRETVADSIELMAEAHRLDGLVCIGTCDKIVPGMLMAAARCNIPTIVLTGGPMLSGCSNGKDLSLTDVFEGVGKVAAGTITEEELHTLECTAMPGCGSCQGLYTANTMACITESLGMSLPGCAAIPAVDAAKLRIARKTGERVVGLVKEQVTPRAIITAPAIRNAIRVDMALGGSTNTVLHLMAIAEEAGLPFDIDQFTAIAEQVPHIGAMQPGGPYSMQQLHHAGGIPAVEQRLISLLEDGPTVSGQNVLQIAARGVVTDGKVIGTIEHPVHAAGGLKILRGSLAPDSAVVKCSAVNEDMWTHQGPARVFDGEQAAMDAILSRQVQEGDVIVIRYEGPKGGPGMPEMLSPTSALMGLGYTRVALVTDGRFSGGTRGPCIGHVAPEAAIGGPIALVKDGDLIRIDLNARSIDLLVDDATLSDRRKSWQPSEQFLSGVLARYAATVGQADHGAVQR; encoded by the coding sequence ATGAGAAGTGACGAGGTCAAAGCCGGATATCAGCGGGCACCCAACCGCTCGCTGCTTCGAGCGCTGGGGGTGACCGACGAAGAGATGAACCTGCCATTCATCGGGATCGCGAACGCGTGGAACACGATCGTGCCGGGCCACCTGCACCTTCGGACCCTGGCCGAGAAGGTCAAGGGAGGGATCTGCGCAGCCGGAGGGGTGCCCTTCGAGTTCGGGGTGATCGGGATCTGTGACGGGATCGCGATGGGTCATTCCGGGATGCGGTACTCGCTCCCCTCGCGGGAGACGGTCGCCGACTCGATCGAACTGATGGCCGAGGCGCACCGACTCGACGGGCTGGTCTGCATCGGCACCTGTGACAAGATCGTCCCAGGGATGCTGATGGCGGCGGCACGGTGCAACATCCCGACGATCGTGCTAACCGGCGGACCTATGCTCTCCGGGTGCAGCAATGGCAAAGACCTCTCCCTGACCGATGTCTTCGAAGGGGTTGGGAAGGTCGCGGCAGGCACGATCACTGAAGAGGAACTGCACACTCTCGAATGCACAGCGATGCCCGGATGCGGCTCTTGCCAGGGGCTCTACACCGCCAACACGATGGCCTGCATCACCGAGTCGCTCGGGATGTCGCTCCCCGGGTGTGCAGCCATCCCAGCGGTGGACGCAGCAAAACTCAGGATTGCCCGCAAAACCGGTGAACGGGTGGTCGGGCTCGTGAAGGAGCAGGTGACGCCGCGGGCGATCATCACAGCTCCAGCGATCAGAAACGCGATCAGGGTCGACATGGCCCTCGGCGGTTCGACCAACACCGTCCTCCACCTGATGGCCATCGCAGAAGAAGCCGGGCTTCCCTTTGATATCGATCAGTTCACTGCTATTGCAGAACAGGTCCCCCATATCGGTGCCATGCAGCCCGGCGGGCCATACTCGATGCAACAGCTTCACCATGCCGGCGGGATCCCTGCCGTCGAGCAGCGACTGATCAGTCTGCTCGAAGACGGACCCACCGTATCCGGGCAGAACGTGCTCCAGATCGCGGCCAGGGGCGTCGTCACGGACGGGAAGGTGATCGGAACGATTGAGCACCCGGTACATGCCGCCGGCGGGCTAAAGATCCTTCGCGGGAGCCTCGCCCCAGACTCTGCTGTCGTGAAGTGTTCAGCCGTCAACGAGGATATGTGGACCCACCAGGGACCGGCCAGGGTCTTCGACGGTGAGCAGGCCGCCATGGATGCGATCCTCAGCCGGCAGGTGCAGGAGGGAGACGTGATCGTGATTCGGTATGAGGGGCCGAAGGGCGGGCCCGGGATGCCGGAGATGCTCTCGCCGACCTCCGCCCTGATGGGGCTCGGGTACACCCGCGTCGCTCTGGTCACGGACGGACGGTTCTCCGGCGGTACCCGTGGTCCCTGCATTGGGCACGTTGCCCCTGAAGCAGCGATCGGCGGGCCGATCGCACTGGTGAAAGACGGAGATCTGATCAGGATCGATCTCAATGCAAGGTCCATAGACCTGCTGGTCGACGACGCCACCCTTTCGGATCGGCGGAAGTCATGGCAACCGTCAGAACAGTTCCTCTCCGGGGTGCTGGCCAGGTATGCTGCCACAGTCGGACAGGCAGATCACGGCGCTGTTCAGCGGTGA
- a CDS encoding UbiX family flavin prenyltransferase produces the protein MSDKEYVVGVTGASGIIYARRLLEVLCLDARVHLIISEQARAIAVHEGVSLDGFDAIYVDPHLLSADIASGSCRIDGMAVVPCSMKTLAGISQGYSDTLIGRAADVCLKERRRCVLLLREMPLGRVHLKNMLAADEAGAVVMVASPAFYHRPETIDDLVDMVVARVLDHLGVEHTLGPHWRGYDA, from the coding sequence ATGAGCGACAAGGAGTATGTGGTCGGGGTCACCGGTGCCAGCGGGATCATCTATGCACGACGACTGCTGGAGGTGCTCTGTTTGGATGCCAGGGTGCACCTGATCATCTCCGAACAGGCCCGTGCGATCGCTGTACACGAAGGGGTTTCACTCGATGGGTTCGATGCGATCTACGTGGACCCTCACCTCCTCTCAGCGGATATCGCGAGCGGCTCGTGCAGGATCGACGGGATGGCAGTGGTCCCGTGCAGTATGAAGACCCTGGCTGGCATCTCCCAGGGATATAGCGACACGCTGATCGGGAGGGCTGCAGATGTCTGTCTGAAGGAGCGGCGCCGATGCGTCCTCCTCCTTCGTGAGATGCCGCTCGGCCGGGTCCATCTGAAGAATATGCTCGCCGCCGATGAGGCTGGGGCTGTGGTGATGGTCGCGAGCCCTGCCTTCTACCATCGGCCGGAGACGATCGACGATCTGGTCGACATGGTTGTGGCCAGGGTGCTCGATCATCTGGGGGTCGAGCACACGCTTGGACCACACTGGAGGGGATATGATGCGTGA
- a CDS encoding UbiD family decarboxylase gives MREFIEKMRAAGRLTEVSSPCSTEYEAPKRAAATDDLVLFEDLDGMRGVMNLVATRSALALALDIREESLVSMLAGCRFDGEVAVDGKVTTGHPDLSRIPIMKHYPLDAGRYLTSAIVFSRYGGVQNGSIHRMQMLDKTHLAARLVEGRHTYNLHKAALADGENLPVAITIGTHPAVTFASCTRVPEGKELAYAAELRGGMLPVRECSNGVLVPDAEIVLEGYIGAETAEEGPFVDITGTYDPIRIQPVITITGMQMKRDPIYHGILPGGAEHKMLMGAPYEPKIYTAVSGVTGVKNVVLTSGGCGYLHAVVQIKKRTQGDAKNAIMAAFAAHTSLKHVVVVDEDIDPTSLTEVEYAIATRVRGDEDLMVITGVRGSSLDPCRLADGTNVKVGVDATMVMGREDEFVRARWD, from the coding sequence ATGCGTGAATTTATTGAAAAGATGCGAGCTGCAGGGCGTCTGACCGAGGTCAGCAGTCCCTGCTCCACAGAGTACGAGGCCCCGAAGCGGGCTGCAGCGACCGATGATCTGGTCCTCTTCGAGGATCTCGACGGGATGCGGGGGGTGATGAACCTGGTTGCGACCCGTTCGGCCCTGGCTCTGGCCCTCGATATAAGGGAGGAGTCGCTGGTGTCGATGCTGGCTGGATGCCGGTTTGACGGTGAGGTGGCGGTGGATGGGAAGGTGACCACCGGCCACCCCGACCTCTCAAGGATCCCGATTATGAAGCACTATCCTCTGGACGCAGGACGATACCTCACATCAGCGATCGTCTTCTCCCGGTATGGCGGGGTTCAGAACGGTTCGATCCATCGGATGCAAATGCTGGATAAGACCCATCTCGCGGCCCGGCTGGTCGAAGGACGGCATACGTATAACCTGCATAAGGCGGCGCTGGCCGATGGAGAAAACCTGCCGGTGGCCATCACCATCGGGACACATCCGGCTGTCACGTTCGCCTCCTGTACGCGGGTCCCGGAGGGGAAGGAACTCGCCTATGCCGCCGAACTGCGGGGCGGAATGCTCCCGGTTCGAGAGTGCAGTAACGGGGTGCTCGTCCCCGACGCAGAGATCGTACTTGAGGGATACATCGGGGCCGAGACCGCAGAGGAGGGGCCGTTCGTCGATATCACCGGAACCTATGACCCGATCAGGATCCAGCCGGTGATCACGATCACCGGGATGCAGATGAAGCGGGACCCAATCTACCATGGGATCCTGCCAGGTGGTGCCGAGCACAAGATGCTGATGGGCGCTCCGTACGAGCCGAAGATCTATACGGCGGTGAGCGGGGTCACCGGCGTTAAAAATGTGGTACTGACCAGCGGTGGGTGCGGGTACCTCCACGCGGTTGTTCAGATCAAAAAGCGGACGCAGGGAGACGCGAAGAATGCCATCATGGCCGCGTTTGCTGCTCATACTTCGTTGAAGCATGTGGTCGTCGTCGACGAGGACATCGATCCGACCTCGCTCACCGAGGTGGAGTATGCGATCGCGACGCGGGTACGAGGCGACGAGGACTTGATGGTGATCACTGGCGTCCGCGGTTCGTCCCTGGACCCCTGCCGGCTGGCGGATGGGACCAATGTGAAGGTCGGGGTCGACGCGACGATGGTGATGGGACGTGAGGACGAGTTTGTCCGGGCACGGTGGGATTGA
- a CDS encoding DUF126 domain-containing protein: MDVTMQGRGIAKGSGSGELLVSEAPISFLSGVDPVTGVIIEQGHPLQGRSIEGTIFAFPHGKGSTVGSYILYALARNHKAPAAIINQEAEPIIVVGAIISGIPMVDRLDIPFEELKEHRSATVNGETGEVTFDD, translated from the coding sequence ATGGATGTGACCATGCAGGGAAGAGGAATAGCAAAAGGGTCAGGATCCGGGGAATTACTGGTCAGTGAAGCCCCGATATCCTTTCTCTCTGGAGTGGACCCGGTGACGGGAGTGATCATTGAACAGGGGCACCCCTTGCAGGGGCGGTCGATCGAAGGGACGATCTTCGCCTTCCCCCACGGCAAGGGGTCGACGGTAGGGTCCTACATTCTCTATGCACTCGCACGGAACCACAAGGCCCCAGCCGCGATCATCAACCAGGAGGCGGAACCGATCATCGTGGTCGGAGCGATCATCAGCGGTATCCCAATGGTCGACCGGCTCGATATTCCGTTTGAAGAACTCAAAGAGCACCGCTCGGCCACAGTGAACGGAGAGACTGGCGAGGTGACATTTGACGATTGA
- a CDS encoding mechanosensitive ion channel family protein, whose product MLEIPLYNNITVGDLIIVVTAVLAAYLIGRVLTISLKKALLDKIPKGTLNLFLKVMNIMLVVFAFLLVLPTSMKVDLTGLVVAGGLAGVILGFASQSVVANLVSGIFLIFERPITIGDNIHLADISGTVEDIRLFSTIVQTYEGIYVRIPNEKVFTSNITNYVKNPARRFEYEVGIRYKDDAAAAVRIIREVIASHPFALISPEPSVYVDSLADSSVKIVIRIWSPSTVWWTVRTDLLWKIKLALEASGIEMPFPQQTIWFENGTRGSNVGQDGQFDMQEHLKKMHNE is encoded by the coding sequence ATGTTGGAGATCCCGCTGTACAACAATATCACGGTTGGAGATCTGATCATCGTCGTCACCGCGGTATTGGCGGCCTATCTCATCGGCAGGGTGTTGACGATCTCCCTCAAGAAAGCGCTGCTCGATAAAATTCCCAAGGGCACCCTGAACCTGTTCTTGAAGGTCATGAACATCATGCTTGTGGTCTTTGCCTTTCTTCTGGTCCTCCCGACGAGCATGAAGGTCGATCTGACCGGTCTTGTCGTTGCCGGCGGTCTCGCCGGGGTGATCCTCGGGTTTGCCAGTCAGAGCGTGGTTGCGAACCTGGTCTCTGGTATCTTTCTGATCTTTGAACGTCCGATCACGATCGGGGATAACATCCACCTTGCTGATATATCCGGAACAGTCGAGGATATCCGACTCTTCTCTACCATTGTCCAGACGTATGAGGGGATATATGTCAGAATCCCGAACGAGAAGGTCTTCACCTCGAACATCACCAACTACGTGAAGAACCCTGCCCGCAGGTTCGAGTATGAAGTGGGAATCCGATATAAGGATGATGCCGCTGCTGCGGTCAGGATCATCAGGGAGGTCATAGCGTCACATCCGTTTGCTCTGATCTCTCCGGAACCCTCGGTCTATGTCGATTCCCTGGCAGACAGTTCCGTGAAGATCGTGATACGGATCTGGTCTCCGTCGACGGTCTGGTGGACAGTCAGGACTGATCTCCTCTGGAAGATAAAACTGGCCCTTGAGGCCAGCGGGATTGAAATGCCGTTTCCCCAACAGACAATCTGGTTTGAGAATGGTACGAGAGGTTCAAACGTCGGTCAGGATGGGCAGTTTGATATGCAGGAGCATCTCAAAAAGATGCATAATGAGTGA
- a CDS encoding aconitase X encodes MFLDTDDEKILAGEYGETRQRMMELLVALGKVFDAEKMIPISSAQVSGASYKTIGDWGLEWLQGLDARVSVPAVLNPVGMARDRWQEMGISSEFADKQNQIISAFQRLGVKLECTCTPYYLNMVQYGDHLAWSESSAVSYANSVIGARTNREGGPGALAAALVGKTPYYGLHIVANRRPEVVIQVADAPKTQDTAWYGALGHLVGPLVGTRIPLFTGIRPSRDQLKALGAGMAATGAVALYHVDEITPETRVFHFDTTTLEAIPVEPASVDAVFSSQEVDAVAVGCPHCSPDELTRIAGLLKGKHTKKPFIVFAAKGVISAEQESVALIEKSGAKVYADTCMVVSPALERFNSLMVNSGKALAYVPNLCGGTAHLATLEECVAEATR; translated from the coding sequence ATGTTTCTTGATACAGACGATGAGAAGATCCTGGCAGGCGAGTACGGCGAGACCAGGCAGAGGATGATGGAGCTCCTTGTCGCGCTCGGCAAGGTCTTTGACGCAGAGAAGATGATCCCGATCAGTAGTGCACAGGTCAGTGGGGCTTCGTACAAGACGATCGGCGACTGGGGGCTCGAATGGCTGCAGGGTCTCGATGCCCGGGTCTCGGTGCCGGCGGTGTTGAACCCGGTCGGCATGGCACGCGACCGGTGGCAGGAGATGGGAATCAGCAGCGAATTTGCTGACAAGCAGAATCAGATCATTTCGGCATTTCAACGGCTTGGGGTAAAATTGGAATGCACCTGCACCCCCTATTATCTGAATATGGTTCAGTATGGGGATCACCTGGCCTGGTCAGAGTCATCGGCGGTCAGTTATGCGAACTCGGTGATCGGTGCCAGGACCAACCGCGAGGGCGGTCCTGGGGCCTTGGCCGCTGCCTTGGTTGGGAAGACGCCGTACTATGGCCTTCATATCGTGGCCAATCGGAGGCCAGAAGTGGTGATTCAAGTCGCTGATGCGCCTAAGACTCAGGACACCGCCTGGTACGGGGCGCTCGGTCACCTGGTCGGGCCGCTCGTCGGGACCAGGATCCCCCTCTTCACGGGGATCAGACCGTCCCGTGATCAATTGAAGGCGCTCGGCGCAGGGATGGCAGCTACCGGGGCGGTGGCTCTGTACCATGTCGATGAAATCACCCCTGAGACCAGGGTCTTCCACTTCGATACCACCACCCTCGAAGCGATCCCTGTCGAGCCGGCATCGGTGGATGCGGTCTTCTCCAGCCAGGAGGTGGACGCTGTGGCGGTCGGGTGTCCGCACTGCTCCCCGGACGAGCTGACCCGGATCGCCGGGTTGCTCAAAGGAAAGCATACAAAGAAACCATTCATCGTCTTTGCGGCGAAGGGTGTGATCAGTGCAGAGCAGGAGTCGGTGGCCTTGATTGAGAAGAGTGGAGCAAAAGTCTATGCAGATACGTGTATGGTCGTCTCGCCAGCCCTCGAGCGTTTCAACAGTCTGATGGTGAACAGTGGAAAGGCCCTCGCCTATGTCCCGAACCTCTGTGGTGGGACTGCTCACCTCGCTACCCTCGAGGAGTGCGTGGCCGAGGCCACCCGCTGA